Part of the Chitinophagales bacterium genome is shown below.
CTCACAATGATCCTGTCCTTCCGCCATCTACCGCTATACTGATACCTGTAATATAACCTGCCGCCGGCGAGGCCAGGAAGGCCGCCGCCGCGGCCACCTCCGCGGGGTCAGCAAAGCGGCCCATCGGAATTTCCGCCAGCATTTCTTCTTCAATATCTTCAGGGCTTCTTCCCGTTTTCTGCGATTTGCCGGATATTATTTCCCGCAACCTTTCCGTATTCGTGGCGCCGGGCAATACATTATTCACCGTGATGCCGGATGATGCAAGTTCATTCGACAGCGTCTTCGACCAGCTTGCCACGGCACCGCGTATGGTGTTGGATACACCGAGGCCGCGTAACGGAATCTTTACCGAGGTAGAAATGATATTGATGATGCGTCCATACTTGCTCTTCTTCATGCCGTGCAGCAGTGCCGTCGCCAGCAGGTGGTTGCAGATCAGGTGATTGCTGAAGGCTTTCTCAAACTGCTCCGGCGTTGCATCCACAATATTGCCTGCAGCCGGGCCGCCGGTATTGTTCACGAGGATCTGATACGTTGTATCCTTTAGCTGATGAAAGATCAGCTCCTTCAGTTCATCGGGTTTTGAAAAATCAGCCAGCATAAAATCATGCTGTTGTCCCATCGTTGTGTCGAGTTCGCGGATAGCTGACAGCAACGAGTCTTCATTGCGCGCTGTGAGTGTGATGTTGGCTCCCTGTGCAGCGAGCGCAACCGCCACTGCCTTTCCAATGCCTTTGCTGCTGCCGCATACGAGGGCATTTCTGCCGGTGAGTGTTGTATTCATAAGATTTACTTTGAGAACGGTTGAAGATGCGATGCAGAATAAATTTCTAAATTTACTTAAGTTTGATGGTGATTGATGAGCTGTAAATGACTGATGCCGTGATGCCTTGATATTTCATCAGCTTTCCGCTGCTTCACTTTTCATTCCGTAACCTTGTGACCCTTTAACAACCAATTCCTCCAATGATACAACGCGCCTTCAGCTTCAAGACATGGATAGATGAAAACAGGCACCTCCTCAAACCACCCGTCGGCAACCGGCAGGTGTATGTCGGCAACGACAACTTTATTGTGATGGTGGTAGGCGGTCCCAACTCCCGCAAAGATTATCATTACAATGAAACGGAAGAATTTTATTATCAGCTCGAAGGCGACGTAGTGGTGAAAATTGTGGAAGACGGAAAGTTTGTGGACATACCCATTAAAGAAGGCGAGATTTTCCTGCTACCGAAACAAACCCCGCATTCCCCGCGGCGCGGACCCAATACCATCGGCCTTGTGATGGAAGTGTACCGCCCCGATGCCAAAGACGGCTTTCAATGGTATTGTGAAAATTGCGGCAACATGCTGCATGAAGAAAAACTGCATGTGAGGGACATCGTGAAAGACCTTCCTGTAGTGATGAATAATTTCTACGCCTCTCAGGACCTGCGCACCTGTAAGAAATGTGGCCATGTGATGGAGCCGCCTAAATAGCCGGCACTTACATTTTCAGGCAGAATCATTTGCAGCAGCTTCGCTACCGGTAAATCAATGTACGTTCACTATGTTATTTCTTGCCGGTAAAATCCCGTTTGCGGTAAGCCAGAACACTTGCACAACAGATTAATACACGCCTTCATTTTCGGTTAACGATTCCCTTTCCCGCTACATATTACTGATTTTTAACAGTAAGAAATTCACCTATTTTAGCGCGAAAAGAATAGGAGCATGCCTTAATTTTGACAGGCGGCTGTAATTCCAAACAATTTGTCCTAAATTTGGTTGATAGACAGGGAATTGTGTGACCGGCAATCGTTCATTCGTACCAAAAAACATCGCAGATGGGGATTTTTACAAACACTAACGATGGCGGTAAAATCAAAATCATACAATTGGTTGTATGGCTTTTATTGTTTCTGCCATGCTTCAGTTATGGGCAGGCGCAGACTTTTACCATGGCCAATACCACTATCACCCTTAGTGGTACTTATCCTTCGACATATACTTTTTATGATCCGGGAGGAAGCGGTGGAACAAATTCCCCATGTGCCGGAACCGGTGTAGCACCCGATTATCCAAATAATGCTAATTATGTGGAGACATTTTATGTCGGTACCGGGCAAAGCATAGTCGTTGCATTCATCACCGGCGCCATTGCTGCAAATGACTATCTGTATATTTATGACGGACCTTCTACAGCTTCAACGCTTTTAGCCACCTATACGAATGTTTCGTCAATGACTTCGTCTGTAGGTTCATCTTCCAATTCAATTACTTTTAAATTTACGTCTGATGCAACGGTAACCTGCAAAGGCTGGCAAGCTACGTTTACCCGTAATTATTTCATGCAGCCCGGCACGTATTCTTTGGATTGCAATTCTGCCTATTTCTCTGATCCTTCCACCGCACATGTGACATCAACCGGCAGTACCACTTGCAATACAGGTAGTACCAGCGGTGATTATCTCGACAGTCAGAATATGGTGCAAACCTTCTGCACCGGCGGTACGCAATACATTACGGCCACCTGGAACTCCGGGCTTAACCCGTTTTATATCTGCGCCAGTGATATCTTAAAAGTGTATGACGGTAACAGTACTTCCGCATCACTGATGCAGACGTATACAAATCTCTCGGCAGCACCTGCAGCCGTGAGTTCTTCCGGCTCCTGCATCACCTTTGAATTTGTCTCTGATGGCAGCAGTCATGAGAAGGGATGGAATGCGGCCCTGTCTTGCGGCACCATAGTGACGCCGGCAAATGATAACTGCACGGGTGCCATTTCTGTTACTGCCGGGTCACCCTGTACCTCAACACCAGGTACTACGCAAAGTGCTACAGCATCAGGCTCGCCGACAGTGGCTTCCGGTACCCCGAATGATGATGTCTGGTATTCTTTTGTAGCCACCACATCAAATCCCACTATCACCGTAACAGGTACCGGTGCCAGCATGCAGCCGGTGGCACAGTTATGCGTAGGGCCCAATACATCGCCCACACAATCTACCCTTGGCGGAACGGTGTTTATGAATTCCGGCGCAGCACTCGGCACGGCTACCTTAACACCTACCGGCCTTACCACAGGAACCACCTATTATGTAAGGGTTTTTGATGCCAGTGCATCCAATGCAGCTTACACCTTTACCATCTGTATCACCGGTGCCACGCAGCAGGATTGCGCCGGTGCCCTTAATGTTAACAGTTACTTCTCCCTTTCCGGTACTGCCACCAGTTACGGTGCGCAGGAGTACAATGCTACTTCCTTCGGCTGCCTTGTAGGCGGTGAGCACCGTTCACTCTGGTATAAGATGAAAGTAACGAGTGCCGGCAGTATTGCCTTCTCCTTAACGCCTGCCACGGGCCAGGATATTGATTTCGCCATCTGGGGGCCAACCACGCTGGCCAGCAGTTGCACGATCACGCAAAGTTCCGCTCCATTGCGTTGCACATTTGCGGCTAACGGCGGTTCTGTGGGCGGATTGAGTGACTCCTATACCGATGCAACAGAAGGGGCTGTCGGCGACGGGTGGCTGCGGTCCATCGGCTGCCCGACCTGTACCTCTTCGTATGGAGAAACTGCAGTGGCAATCGGACAATACTACACCTTCCTCATTGACGGCTGGTCGTCGTTCAATGGCAACAGCCTGACGCTTACATGGACGGGTACTTCCTCGTTACCGATCATACTGTCTGATTTTCACGGTGAGAGTTTCTTCGATTACAACCAGCTTGACTGGGCTACGGCTTCAGAGTATAACAATGATTTCTGGACGATTGAACGCTCGGCAGACGGTGAAGTGTTTGAACCGCTCACCGTGATGGAGGGTTATGATAACTCCACCACTTCCAGGACTTATCAATACTACGACCGCAGTCCGCTCAATGGTAATAACTATTACCGTTTAAAGCAGACGGATATCGGCGGCACCTATACATATTCCAACATTGTGTTGCTGAAAAATTTCGGCAAAGAAATTTCGGTGGAAGACATCTATCCAAATCCGACCAATGGATCTGTGACGCTTAATCTGTATGCCGGTGAAAACTACCAATGCATTGTGCGCGTACTGGATGAAACAGGAAAAGAGATGTTTCAATACAACGAAGAACTCATACAAGGGAATAACTTCCTGCATCTTGATGTAAGCCAGTTGCATACAGGTATTTATTTCCTGCAACTGATGAATCCGCGGACGGGGAATGTGCAGACGAAGAAACTGGTTAAGATGTAACAGGCGGAAACAGATGTAGCGGGAAGCGGAAGATCTGTTATTTTGCAGTTGGATCTTTCCTGCAGGGAGCGGGTGAAATTGTTAAACAACAATTTATGAAGAAGGGAAACCGGACGCTTGTTCCTGTTTCCCTTTTTACTTTTCTAATCTTACCTCCTATGCTTACAAGCTTATCATCTGTGACAGCCTTCAAATAATGACATTCCCTAAAGACAACTCGTACCACCTATATTCATTCTGGAAGAACCTCCTTCCAATTCGCGACTCACCCCTTTAAAGGAATCACGGAATCAACTTCATCTTTCCCGGATTCTTTGATTTTATCAATGCAACCTTCCTGTCACGTTTAAACAGTTTAATCTCCTTCTCACGCCAGATCGCAGCAGTTAGGTACGGATAACATTCATAATATACCGGTTCATAACAAAAATATCTGCCGGCAAATGTTTTACGGTTTCCGCGGTTCTGCAAATGCTCTGACATCCTTCGCTTCAAATTATTTGTTACACCGGTGTAAAATGCAGTGCGGCCCGGATTAGATGTGATGTAAGTGCAATAGGGATTTATACAATCGCTTCTCATATACAAAACCGATATGCAATTAATAAAATATAGCAATCTGTAAAAACGATCAAAACCTCGGAAGATGACTTTGACCGGTGTAACCTATTAGATAGAAATTATGAAATCAGGCCGCATAGACTTTATACTGCCAGCGAGCGATTGCCCGTGCTATAGATCAGATAAGGTTTATGTAATGTTGTTCTGAAGTATTCGCGGTTATATTACCCTATCAATTCTTTATCTGAGTTGCAGGAAGTTTCCCTCAGCATCACAACATTGAGCGTTGTCACAAATGTCAGGCGGTCATTGCATCGTAACTCTTCTATGGCAGAGTTTAAGATGGATAAAAAACGTTTTGGCATGGTGCGAACGATCATTCACTCTATCAATACAACCCTTTCCACAGAAAGTGATTTGCAAAAAAAAACTCCCCCGAAATCGAGGGAGTTTTTTCATCTGAATTTTATTCAGGACTAATGCTGCACCACAATCTGACCCTGGTAAACCTGACCATCAAAGATCACGCGTACCATGTACATACCTGCTGCATCACCTTCCTGTAAATTGATTTCCTTCATCAGGTCACCGTTGGCAACAGGAACTGTTTCACCAACCACAGATTGGCCTAAGGCGTTAAACACCTGTACTATAGCATCACCATCTGACTTATTGGTGAGGGCGAGGTGAATTACAAAGTGCCCGTCAGTAGGATTCGGGTATGTTTCGAATACTGCCTGCTCCATGCTCGCAATACCGCTTTCTTTGCAGGTATTGATCACTGCCACCGGTGCTGAAAGTGTTTGACAACCTGTGTTAAGGTTGGTTACGGTTACACGGTAGCTACCCACAACCAAAGCAATGTAATCCCTGTTGGTTGCGCCCGGAATGTCATTGCCATTATAATTCCACTGATATCCGAGTGGTATGCCTGAAGCACCATTACCACGCAACTTCACTTTACCGTTGATACAAAGATCCGGGTTGTCAGCTGGATTCACAATGATAACATTGGCATTCGGCGTGGCAAGACGGTTGATTTCAACCACATTAGATGTGGTAGAACAACCTTCCGCACTAGTCACCACCACCTTGTACTTCTTCTTGGCATTAGGTCCTACCATGTAAGTGGAATTGGTTTCACCGGCAAGAATATTACCAAATGAGTACCACTGATAAGTAAGTCCTGCACCTGTATTAGCCTGGAGGAGGAAGGTAACACCTTCGCAGGCTGCAGCCGGATTGGCCGGCGTTACATTAGCGACAGGACTCACATTGATGGTCACGTTAGCCGTTACAACACTGTCGCAGCCTGCTGCATTCGTGTAGGTGTGGCTGTAAGGTCCACTTGCAGTCACCGTTCCGCCCCATGGCAATGTATAGCTGTCGCAAGCTACTGCATTGAATGAGGTAGGTGTACTGGAGTGGTTGATCGTCACATTCGCTGTTACCACACTGTCGCATCCTTCTGCATTCGTGTAAGTATGCGTGTATGGACCGGATGCTGTGGCGGTTCCACCCCATGGCAATGCATAACTGTCGCAGGCTGTGGCATTGAACGAGGTTGGTGCGCTGGCGTGGTTAATCGTCACGTTCGCGGTTACCACACTGTCGCAGCCTTCAGCATTCGTGTAAGTATGTGTGTAAGGACCGGATGCTGTGGCTGTTCCACCCCATGGCAATGCATAACTGTCGCATGCTGTGGCATTGTATGAGGTTGGTGTGCTGGCGTGGTTAATCGTCACGTTCGCTGTTACCACACTGTCGCAGCCTTCAGCATTCGTGTAAGTATGCGTGTACGGACCGGACGCCGTGGCTGTTCCGCCCCATGGCAAGGCATAGCTTTCGCAAGCTGTGGCATTGTAAGAGGTGGGCGTACTGGAGTGGTTGATCGTCACATTCGCGGTTACCACACTGTCGCATCCTTCAGCATTTGTGTAAGTATGTGTGTACGGACCGGACGCTGTGGCGGTTCCTCCCCATGGCAATGCATAACTGTCGCATGCTGTGGCATTGAACGAGGTTGGTGCGCTGGCGTGGTTAATCGTCACGTTCGCGGTTACCACACTGTCGCAGCCTTCAGCATTCGTGTAAGTATGTGTGTAAGGACCGGATGCCGTGGCTGTTCCGCCCCATGGCAAGGCATAGCTTTCGCAAGCTGTGGCATTGTAAGAGGTGGGCGTACTGGCGTGGTTAATCGTCACGTTCGCTGTTACCACACTGTCGCATCCTTCAGCATTCGTGTAAGTATGTGTGTAAGGACCGGACGCCGTGGCTGTTCCACCCCATGGTAATGCATAACTGTCGCAAGCGGTAGCATTGTATGAAGTAGGTGTGCTGGAGTGATTGATCGTCACATTCGCGGTAACTACACTGTCGCAGCCTTCAGCATTTGTGTAAGTATGCGTGTACGGACCGGATGCTGTGGCGGTTCCACCCCATGGCAAGGCATAACTGTCGCATGCTGTGGCATTGTATGAGGTTGGTGTGCTGGAGTGATTGATGGTCACATTCGCTGTTACCACGCTATCACATCCTTCTGCATTCGTGTAAGTATGCGTGTACGGACCCGACGCCGTGACTGTTCCACCCCATGGTAATGCATAACTGTCGCAAGCCGTGGCATTATATGAGGTTGGTGTGCTGGCGTGGTTGATCGTCACATTCGCTGTTACCACGCTATCACATCCTTCCGCATTCGTGTAAGTATGCGTATACGGGCCCGACGCCGTGGCTGTTCCACCCCATGGTAATGCATAACTGTCGCAAGCGGTAGCATTGAACGAAGTTGGCGTACTGGAGTGATTGATGGTGACATTCGCAGTTACCACGCTGTCGCAACCGGTACCGTTAGTGTATGTATGTGTGTACGGACCCGATGCTGTGGCGGTTCCGCCCCATGGCAAGGCATAACTGTCGCATGCTGTTGCATCATAGGAAGTTGAAATGCTGGAGCTGTTAATCGTAACATTAGCGGTCACTACACTGTCACATCCTTCTGCATTCGTGTAAGTATGCGTGTACGGGCCGGACGCGGTGGCGGTTCCGCCCCATGGCAATGTATAGCTCTCACAGGCAGCAGCAGCAAATGATGTTGGTGTACTTGCATGGTTGATAGTTACATTGGCTGTTACCACACTATCGCAGCCTTCAGCATTCGTGTAAGTATGCGTGTATGGACCGGATACTGTGGCTGTTCCGCCCCATGGCAATGAATAGCTTTCACAAGCTGTGGCATTGTAAGAGGTGGGCGTACTGGAGTGGTTGATCGTCACATTCGCGGTTACCACACTGTCGCAGCCTTCAGCATTCGTGTAAGTATGCGTGTATGGACCGGATGCTGTGGCTGTTCCTCCCCATGGTAATGCATAACTGTCGCAGGCGGTGGCATTATATGATGTTGGCGTGCTGGCGTGGTTAATCGTCACGTTCGCTGTTACCACACTGTCACATCCTTCTGCATTCGTGTAAGTATGCGTGTATGGACCCGACGCTATGGCTGTTCCACCCCATGGCAATGCATAACTGTCGCATGCTGTGGCATTGTATGAGGTTGGTGTGCTGGCATGGTTGATCGTCACATTCGCGGTTACTATACTGTCGCAGCCTTCAGCATTCGTGTAAGTATGCGTGTACGGACCGGATGCCGTGGCTGTTCCGCCCCATGGCAATGCATAGCTTTCACAAGCTGTGGCATTGTAAGAGGTGGGCGTACTGGAGTGGTTGATGGTCACATTTGCTGTTACCACACTGTCGCATCCTTCAGCATTTGTGTAAGTATGTGTGTACGGACCGGATGCAGTGGCTGTTCCGCCCCATGGTAATGCATAACTGTCGCACGCTGTGGCATTATATGAGGTTGGCGTACTGGAGTGGTTGATCGTCACGTTCGCTGTTACTACACTGTCACATCCTTCAGCATTCGTGTAAGTATGCGTGTATGGACCGGATGCAGTGGCTGTTCCTCCCCATGGCAATGCATAACTGTCGCATGCTGTGGCATTGTATGATGTTGGTGTACTGGCATGGTTGATAGTTACATTGGCTGTTACCACACTGTCGCAGCCTTCAGCATTTGTGTAAGTATGTGTGTAAGGACCGGACGCCGTGGCTGTTCCACCCCATGGTAATGCATAGCTTTCACAAGCTGTTGCATTGTAAGAGGTTGGTGTGCTGGAGTGATTGATGGTCACATTCGCGGTTACTACACTGTCGCATCCTTCAGCATTTGTGTAAGTATGCGTGTACGGACCGGACGCCGTGGCGGTTCCACCCCATGGCAATGCATAACTGTCGCACGCTGTGGCATTGTATGAGGTTGGCGTACTGGAGTGATTGATGGTCACATTCGCTGTTACCACGCTATCACATCCTTCTGCATTCGTGTAAGTATGCGTGTACGGACCGGACGCCGTGGCTGTTCCACCCCATGGTAATGCATAACTGTCGCAAGCCGTGGCATTATATGAGGTTGGCGTACTAGCGTGGTTGATCGTCACGTTCGCTGTTACCACGCTATCACATCCTTCAGCATTCGTGTAAGTATGCGTGTATGGACCGGATGCCGTGGCTGTTCCACCCCATGGTAATGTATAGCTTTCACAAGCTGATGCATTGTAAGAAGAAGGCGCACTGGCGTGGTTGATGGTGACATTCGCCGTTACCACGCTGTCGCAACCGGATGCATTAAGGTAGGTGTGTGAATAGGGACCGGTGGCCGTAGCTGTTCCGCCCCATGGCAGGCTGTAGCTTTCACAAGCTGAGGCAGTGAAAGAAGAAGGCTCACTGGAATGGTTGATTGTTACATTCGCTGTTACGACGCTGTCGCAACCAAGATGACTGATGTAAGTATGAACGTATGCACCATTGACAGCAGCAGTTCCACCCCATGGAAGTGCATAACTGTCACAGGCAGAAGTACTGTAAGAAGTAGCTATTGGGGCAGTATTTCCAACGGTAGCTACCACACTGTTGCTGCAACCGCTTGAGGTTACCCAGGCAATAGTGTGAGCACCGGCACTAAGACCGGTAACGGTAAACGGAGAAGAAACCGGAATCGGCTGGCCTACTCCATCCACGGTAAACTGTGTAAATGGGAATCCGGCACCACCGGTGAAAGTCATAGAAACTGTTGCCGTACCGGTGTTTAACCCGAAACAGGTAACCGGTGTAGTGCCGGTAACCAGGCCGGTGCAGGTAGCTGCCGGGTTTAATGACGGATTGTTTGTACAGGCACTGCTCCCACAAAACTGCAAAGAAACCCCAGTCTGTGCAGCGGTAGGAGCCGGTGAAACGGTAAGTGATGTTGCACTATTGATAGCAGTAATGTAAGTGTTGGCAGCTATGCCAGGACCGGTTATCGGCATGCCGGGTGACAGGCCAACCGTGCTGCTTAATCCTGTAATATTAATGGATGCACCAGTTCCGGTGTTACCGGTGAGGGTGACACAACTTGTAATATCCGAAAAGGTACCCGTTGAATTAACGTTAACTGCTATACCGCCAACGTAAGCTGAAACCAGGGTGGCAGTTTTACCGGATGCGGCAACAAAGTTGAAATCAACCAAGGGTTGTTGTCCAGAAGTGTAACATTGCGATGGTGCAGTTCCTCCACTAAATCCCCAGGAAGTAGAAGTACTAGATGCCAAGCCGGAAGGAATTGGTGCTGTCAACGTAAGTGATGTGTTAGACGAAATAGTTTGTATAACCCCAAGTGCTTGTCCCAACTGATTATAAATGGTCATTCCGGCTTGTAATTGCGTGAGGAAAGAAGTCCCTACGCCGGAGATTGCAGAACTGCTGATCGTTTGCGAGATAGAGGTACCACTTCCCTTATTCACAATCTGCATGATAAAGGTCCCGTAACGGGTGCCGCCTTGTCCGCAAGGTTCAGAACCGTTGGAAATAACTGTGCCCGATCCCGCGCCCGGATTGGCACGTGCCGTAAAGTTTACGGTATTGGTACTGTTATTAAAAGTCGTGCTGGAAGTAACCGGAGACTCTGCAGCATTAAAACCCGAACTGCCGGATACGTAGGAGATGGCTACGTGATTGGTACCTTTTGCGGAAGGATTAAAGTTGATACCAAAAGCGATGTTCGCAACTTCCATGGGCGTTGTGCCTGTGCGTTGCACCCATAGATCAAACTTATATTTGTCGCAACCAATACTGGAGTCATTGGTGATGTAGACATTGTAAGTTGGGTTTTGTGCCTTGCCTTGGCCTGCAACCAAAAAAAGGACAGCGAACATCAGCAACTTGCCAATGTGTGATTTTAAAGCATTCATGCTTTTTTGATTTGGGGTTAGAAATTTATTCATTGGGACCGGGTTTTACAATTTGTTGAAATATGCAGGGAAGCCGGGCTTCCCCGCATAGGTACTACTTATTTTATTCAAAGCGTCACAATTACTCCGCGACACGCATTAAATTCCAATTAAATCTACGGATGCGCCACAAATAATCCAAAGCTCACATTTATTTCCAGCAGGTTGAAGTCTTCACCCGCCGTCGGGCCGTTGCCGGTGATGTCGGTCACATTGTATCCAAAGGCCTGTCCTGTTACATCGAATTCTACAATGTTGAAGTCATCGCCTGCTATTTGTCCATCCTGATTCACGTCGCCGCTGTAAATCGTCCAGTGTCCATCCACATAAATCATTTGCGGATTCGGATTGTTTACGTCCGGATACGCCTGCGTAACATCGGTAGAGAAGTCATATGACGACACACTCATCGGAACAGCCGCAGCACTCCACGTTTCCAGGGCATTCTTGTAATGGATGGAAATGTAGTAAGAGGCGCTGCCGGAAGCGTTATCGAATGTACAACTGATCAGCCCATTGGTATGCAGTATCCCTTTGAAGGTATCCACCGGCGCATAGCTGCCTGCATCGTGTAACACAATCATGATGGTGTCTACCTCATTCGGATCGCTGGCTCCGGCGAGGCCTTGATTCACCATTACCGGTTTCATAAAGCCAGGATTAAATTCATCCATGTAACCCTGTATGTACAACGTTACATAGAAATTAACAGCACAGCTGTTGATCGTGATGTTGGCCGTCACCACACTGTCGCATCCCGATGCATTGGTGTAGGTGTGTACATATGCACCGGAGGAAGTAACCGTTCCGCCCCAAGGCAAGGTGTAGCTGTCGCAGACCGTATCACTATACGCTGTTGGTGTGGATGGCAGGTTCACGGTAATGGAACCATTTACTGAACCGGAGCAGAATGATGAATTGGTATAGGTGTAGGTAACGAGGTGGCTACCCGAACTGTAATCAGCAGGATTAAAGATGTTTCCTGTCAGCGCTGCAGGGTTGTTGTCAATGTAATACAATCCGCCCGAAGGTGATCCGTACGTCAGCTCAAATGGGGCCGCATTCTGACAAACAGCCGGTATCGTGTCGAGCGTAGGAGTAGGATCAGCCACCACGTTAATGGTATCATTGTAACTGGCACAGCCTAAGTAGGTTGTGTAAGTAATTACATGAGGCCCGGGGTCTACACTCGGAGCAGACGCATCAAAGTAGAATGTTCCAAAGAACTCTACAATGGCGCCGGGAGCATCTGTTGTAAATACACCACCCGGTACATTGGGTACCAGGATAGCGCCACCAGCATCAGACTTGCATATTTCAGGCTGCACTTCAAAGTAGGCATCAGCTTGTATCACTTCAACGGTTACAGAGTCTACTGCTGAGCAGCCACCACCATTCGTCACAGTTACTGTATAAACAGAAGTTGCACTGATGCCGCTTGCACTGGCCGGATTAGCTGTTGTATCTACAATCGTTGCTGAAGGTGACCATGCATAAGTGAGCGAGGTAGGCGGAATCGGATTGAATCGGAATCCGTTACCATCGCCTGGCCATGCTGTGGACGTAGTGGTAGCATTACCGGTACCGGTCAATGCATTTATGTAATGGTCTGTGCCACCTGTTGCATCTTCTATACCTATGGCAGCAGCAAATGATGTGGTGCCGGCTGCAGGCCCGTATATCATCTCAATTCTGCCCGGGCTGGCGGATGCCGGTCCATAGATATTAACCTGGAAGGAAATCAGGTTGGTGGTAGTTACACTGAAGCTGGAACCTACTGCCTGATCCCACTGAAAGGCATATACATCTGTTCCGATCAATCCATGACGCATGCTGCCCGGGAACCCTGAACCAAGATTCGCTCCCATATCCTTAAACCAGGCAGCAATTGTATTGCTTGGCAGCGAAGATGTAAACAAGTTCCCGCTGGCGTGATCGAAGCTGGAAGTGATAGTTGAAATGTCTCCTGCAGCTACCCAGCCATTTGTTGACATAGACATCTGCGTGAAGGTATTTCCATTATAGGTGAAGGTAAACGGTAAAGTTATCAGAATACCTCCATCATCCTGGCTGCCTGTCGCAAAACCGGTCAACAATTGGGAAGCATCATTGATGATACTGATACCACCACCGGTCAGGGTACTGTAAGTTTGGCCTGTAAGGCTTGTTAACGAATAATTATTAACCATGGCACCTGCCTGGAATGCATTGGCAGTAAGTGTGCTGGAACCTCCTGCACAGACGGAAGGCAGATTGGCTGTAACAGAGGAAATGGTTGGTGGTGTAAGCACGGTTATGGCAACACTTGCTGTATTCACACAACCATTGCCATTGGTTCCGGTTACGGTATAGGTGGTATTCGCAGTGGGATTCGCCGTTACGGTAGCACCTGTTGTTGGAGTCAGGTTAAGCGCTGGACTCCAGGTATATGTATTGGCACCGCCCACAGTCACTTCCACACTGCCACCTGTACAAATGGTCGGGCTGGCAGGAGTAACCACGAGTACCGGCAAAGTATCAACCAGCACTGTACCGGATGCATAAGCCGTATCTCCGCATAAATCAATTACCATAACACTATAGCTTGTAGTGGTGTCGAGTGACACGGTGATAACGTCAGTAGTTGCTCCGCCCGGTGTCCATAAGTAAGTGTAAGGATATCCACCACCGGAGATACCGGCAGTTAAAGTTGCGGATTGACCT
Proteins encoded:
- a CDS encoding T9SS type A sorting domain-containing protein, with protein sequence MNKFLTPNQKSMNALKSHIGKLLMFAVLFLVAGQGKAQNPTYNVYITNDSSIGCDKYKFDLWVQRTGTTPMEVANIAFGINFNPSAKGTNHVAISYVSGSSGFNAAESPVTSSTTFNNSTNTVNFTARANPGAGSGTVISNGSEPCGQGGTRYGTFIMQIVNKGSGTSISQTISSSAISGVGTSFLTQLQAGMTIYNQLGQALGVIQTISSNTSLTLTAPIPSGLASSTSTSWGFSGGTAPSQCYTSGQQPLVDFNFVAASGKTATLVSAYVGGIAVNVNSTGTFSDITSCVTLTGNTGTGASINITGLSSTVGLSPGMPITGPGIAANTYITAINSATSLTVSPAPTAAQTGVSLQFCGSSACTNNPSLNPAATCTGLVTGTTPVTCFGLNTGTATVSMTFTGGAGFPFTQFTVDGVGQPIPVSSPFTVTGLSAGAHTIAWVTSSGCSNSVVATVGNTAPIATSYSTSACDSYALPWGGTAAVNGAYVHTYISHLGCDSVVTANVTINHSSEPSSFTASACESYSLPWGGTATATGPYSHTYLNASGCDSVVTANVTINHASAPSSYNASACESYTLPWGGTATASGPYTHTYTNAEGCDSVVTANVTINHASTPTSYNATACDSYALPWGGTATASGPYTHTYTNAEGCDSVVTANVTINHSSTPTSYNATACDSYALPWGGTATASGPYTHTYTNAEGCDSVVTANVTINHSSTPTSYNATACESYALPWGGTATASGPYTHTYTNAEGCDSVVTANVTINHASTPTSYNATACDSYALPWGGTATASGPYTHTYTNAEGCDSVVTANVTINHSSTPTSYNATACDSYALPWGGTATASGPYTHTYTNAEGCDSVVTANVTINHSSTPTSYNATACESYALPWGGTATASGPYTHTYTNAEGCDSIVTANVTINHASTPTSYNATACDSYALPWGGTAIASGPYTHTYTNAEGCDSVVTANVTINHASTPTSYNATACDSYALPWGGTATASGPYTHTYTNAEGCDSVVTANVTINHSSTPTSYNATACESYSLPWGGTATVSGPYTHTYTNAEGCDSVVTANVTINHASTPTSFAAAACESYTLPWGGTATASGPYTHTYTNAEGCDSVVTANVTINSSSISTSYDATACDSYALPWGGTATASGPYTHTYTNGTGCDSVVTANVTINHSSTPTSFNATACDSYALPWGGTATASGPYTHTYTNAEGCDSVVTANVTINHASTPTSYNATACDSYALPWGGTVTASGPYTHTYTNAEGCDSVVTANVTINHSSTPTSYNATACDSYALPWGGTATASGPYTHTYTNAEGCDSVVTANVTINHSSTPTSYNATACDSYALPWGGTATASGPYTHTYTNAEGCDSVVTANVTINHASTPTSYNATACESYALPWGGTATASGPYTHTYTNAEGCDSVVTANVTINHASAPTSFNATACDSYALPWGGTATASGPYTHTYTNAEGCDSVVTANVTINHSSTPTSYNATACESYALPWGGTATASGPYTHTYTNAEGCDSVVTANVTINHASTPTSYNATACDSYALPWGGTATASGPYTHTYTNAEGCDSVVTANVTINHASAPTSFNATACDSYALPWGGTATASGPYTHTYTNAEGCDSVVTANVTINHSSTPTSFNAVACDSYTLPWGGTVTASGPYSHTYTNAAGCDSVVTANVTINVSPVANVTPANPAAACEGVTFLLQANTGAGLTYQWYSFGNILAGETNSTYMVGPNAKKKYKVVVTSAEGCSTTSNVVEINRLATPNANVIIVNPADNPDLCINGKVKLRGNGASGIPLGYQWNYNGNDIPGATNRDYIALVVGSYRVTVTNLNTGCQTLSAPVAVINTCKESGIASMEQAVFETYPNPTDGHFVIHLALTNKSDGDAIVQVFNALGQSVVGETVPVANGDLMKEINLQEGDAAGMYMVRVIFDGQVYQGQIVVQH